The following proteins come from a genomic window of Helicobacter canadensis MIT 98-5491:
- a CDS encoding transglycosylase domain-containing protein, which yields MKFFLRIFFTLCIIAFIAIIIFVSQFYYEIYKDTDKIVEYNPPITTQIFDRKGRLIANLFDKEFRFYAKFEEIPPRLIEALLAIEDTLFFEHPGVNLDAIMRAMLKNIKSGGYVEGGSTITQQLIKNVALTRDKTIERKLKEVLLAFQLETILSKEQILERYLNHTYFGHGFYGIKTASQGYFRKEMNELTLKEIAILVSLPRAPSFYDPTKNYDFSLARANNVLQRMEELGWISKEQLDEGIAESPKVYDDTLTQNVSPYVVDEVQRQLKDITNLKSGGYKIYLNIDLDYQEIAQESLLFGYEQILSRHKDDKKMQEKLNGAFVVLESKTGKILALVGGVDYQKSHFNRATQSKRQIGSSIKPFLYLSALNSGLGQNYRIPDITRTYEYRNEGKNKRWQPKNYTPNINGYVTLKEALRRSLNLATINLVEEVGFDKIYREILNYGFSNVPKDLTISLGSFGSSPLEMARNFMVFSNYGKVIEPRLIDRIIDNEGNIAYSQEESSDLSTPQQSFLMVDMLRDAVQNGTGKRARVNGIELAGKTGTTNENIDAWFCGFSPSIEAVVWYGKDDNTAMGSGESGGIAPASAFSYFFERILTIDPGLDRKFKIPEGVRSQVIEGEVIYYTDKSPLRYNPNKNQNGIIF from the coding sequence ATGAAATTTTTTTTGAGAATTTTTTTTACTCTTTGTATTATTGCTTTTATCGCCATCATTATTTTTGTCTCACAATTTTATTATGAAATCTATAAAGACACCGATAAGATTGTGGAGTATAATCCACCTATTACAACGCAGATTTTTGATAGAAAAGGACGCTTGATTGCAAATTTATTTGACAAGGAATTTCGTTTTTATGCTAAATTTGAGGAGATTCCTCCTCGTCTTATTGAAGCACTTTTAGCTATAGAAGACACTTTATTTTTCGAACATCCCGGAGTGAATTTAGATGCTATTATGCGTGCAATGCTAAAAAATATTAAAAGTGGGGGTTATGTAGAAGGTGGTAGCACTATTACTCAACAACTGATTAAAAATGTTGCATTAACTCGAGATAAGACTATTGAGCGCAAACTTAAAGAAGTGCTTTTAGCTTTTCAATTAGAAACAATTTTAAGCAAAGAACAAATTTTAGAACGCTATTTAAATCATACTTATTTTGGGCACGGATTTTATGGGATTAAGACTGCTTCACAAGGATATTTTCGTAAAGAAATGAATGAATTAACGCTAAAGGAAATTGCAATTCTTGTGTCTTTGCCTAGAGCGCCTAGTTTTTATGATCCTACAAAGAATTATGATTTTTCTTTAGCAAGAGCAAATAATGTTTTACAGAGAATGGAGGAGCTAGGTTGGATTAGCAAAGAGCAATTAGATGAAGGTATTGCAGAATCTCCCAAAGTGTATGATGATACTTTAACGCAAAATGTTTCTCCCTATGTGGTTGATGAAGTGCAGCGACAGCTAAAAGATATTACTAATTTAAAAAGTGGGGGTTATAAAATCTATCTCAATATTGATTTAGATTATCAGGAAATTGCACAAGAATCTTTACTTTTTGGATATGAGCAGATTCTCTCTCGGCACAAAGATGATAAAAAAATGCAAGAAAAACTTAATGGAGCTTTTGTGGTGCTTGAAAGTAAGACGGGTAAGATTCTTGCATTAGTTGGTGGAGTTGATTATCAAAAAAGCCATTTCAATCGAGCAACACAAAGCAAAAGGCAAATTGGCAGTAGTATCAAGCCTTTTTTATATCTTAGTGCCTTAAATTCAGGGTTAGGGCAAAACTATAGAATTCCAGATATTACAAGAACTTATGAATATAGAAATGAAGGAAAAAATAAGAGATGGCAACCTAAAAACTATACTCCTAATATCAATGGTTATGTTACTTTAAAGGAGGCATTAAGAAGATCATTAAATCTTGCAACTATTAATTTAGTTGAGGAAGTCGGATTTGATAAAATTTATAGAGAAATTTTGAATTATGGTTTTAGTAATGTTCCAAAAGATTTGACAATTTCACTAGGAAGTTTTGGTTCATCTCCTTTGGAAATGGCAAGAAATTTTATGGTTTTTTCTAATTATGGCAAAGTAATTGAGCCTAGATTAATCGATCGAATTATTGATAATGAAGGAAATATTGCTTATTCTCAAGAAGAATCAAGCGATTTAAGCACCCCACAACAAAGTTTTTTGATGGTAGATATGTTAAGAGATGCGGTGCAAAATGGAACAGGGAAACGAGCTAGGGTTAATGGAATTGAGCTTGCTGGTAAAACAGGAACAACAAATGAAAATATTGATGCTTGGTTTTGTGGGTTTTCACCTAGTATTGAAGCAGTAGTTTGGTATGGCAAAGATGACAATACTGCAATGGGTAGTGGAGAATCTGGGGGAATTGCACCGGCATCAGCTTTTTCGTATTTTTTTGAAAGGATTTTAACAATTGATCCTGGGTTGGATCGGAAATTTAAAATACCAGAAGGTGTGCGAAGTCAAGTGATAGAAGGTGAAGTGATTTATTATACCGATAAATCTCCTTTGCGATACAATCCAAATAAAAATCAAAATGGGATTATTTTTTAA